From a region of the Tenggerimyces flavus genome:
- a CDS encoding Fic family protein yields the protein MDLSSFTDQAPGSLVQISGTDPVRGEWKHAAFVPYPLPRTTPDLSPSTYRVVANARAELAALDSTARRLPNPRLFRRPSLQAEAQSTSALEGTYAPLAAVLTADEDQPQSPDLKEVLNFVRMADVAFGWIEQGRNLSVTMLNELQLNLVQGTANQTAESGAVRTQQVIVGRRKEVGRNEATIYASRFVPSPPGLDLQANLQGLLDWMDDDGVSQEVDPVVAAALAHYQFETLHPYHDGNGRIGRLLIVVHLLTRGTLLEPTLTVSPWFETRRHEYYDRLFSVSAAGDWDTYVRFFATGLEASAKSTHRRMLALVELQASMKERVRQSNLRADTAHTLVDYAVAHVSFTVRGVERGLGISYGRANGLVSQLVDLGLLAPLPGASGAARRFYAPEVVDVIVGDED from the coding sequence ATGGACCTGAGCAGCTTCACGGACCAGGCCCCCGGGAGCCTGGTGCAAATCAGTGGCACTGATCCCGTTCGAGGGGAGTGGAAGCACGCTGCGTTCGTGCCGTACCCGCTGCCGAGAACTACGCCCGACCTATCGCCGTCGACGTACCGCGTAGTGGCCAACGCCCGAGCCGAACTGGCAGCGCTCGACAGTACGGCTAGGCGGCTGCCCAACCCTCGGCTCTTCCGGCGTCCATCGCTTCAAGCGGAGGCGCAGAGCACGTCGGCGTTAGAGGGCACATATGCTCCGCTAGCAGCAGTTCTTACTGCGGATGAGGACCAGCCTCAAAGTCCGGACCTTAAAGAGGTTCTGAACTTCGTGCGTATGGCCGATGTGGCCTTCGGGTGGATTGAGCAAGGGCGAAATCTCTCCGTAACAATGCTCAATGAATTGCAGTTGAACTTGGTTCAAGGCACGGCCAACCAGACAGCCGAGTCGGGAGCGGTCAGAACCCAGCAGGTGATAGTGGGTCGACGGAAGGAGGTTGGTCGAAATGAAGCCACGATATATGCGTCGCGGTTCGTGCCGTCTCCTCCCGGCTTGGATCTCCAGGCTAATCTCCAGGGCCTCCTTGACTGGATGGACGACGACGGCGTCAGCCAGGAAGTCGACCCAGTCGTTGCGGCTGCACTAGCGCACTACCAATTCGAGACTCTGCATCCATACCACGACGGGAACGGGCGCATCGGACGCCTTCTAATCGTCGTGCACCTCCTTACTAGGGGAACCCTCCTTGAACCGACACTGACAGTCTCGCCGTGGTTCGAGACGCGCCGCCATGAGTACTACGATCGTCTCTTTAGCGTAAGTGCCGCCGGCGATTGGGATACCTACGTTCGCTTCTTTGCGACCGGCCTTGAGGCATCGGCAAAGTCCACGCACCGCCGAATGCTCGCGCTAGTTGAATTGCAGGCTTCAATGAAGGAGCGTGTCCGCCAATCGAACCTCAGGGCTGATACCGCACACACGCTGGTCGACTACGCAGTTGCGCACGTGTCTTTTACCGTTCGTGGGGTCGAGCGTGGGCTAGGAATCTCCTATGGTCGTGCGAACGGCCTAGTCAGTCAACTTGTGGATCTGGGTCTACTCGCTCCGCTCCCAGGTGCATCGGGTGCGGCCCGTCGCTTCTATGCTCCAGAGGTGGTGGACGTGATCGTTGGCGATGAAGACTGA
- a CDS encoding alpha/beta fold hydrolase produces MAEERLLRVNGVDLGVTETGSGPPLLLIPGGGGCSDYMEPVAQQIDGFATAYRVEPRGCGRSTHDGNYDLATTLGDFEGLRRLLGIERWIMGGHSHGAFLALAYALQHPERASAVLYIAGAGLQNDRSWHAAYHAGREAGADREVPAGTYRWNADCNEVANADYKRYVRRRNLWSDVANLQAPFRAVHGELDVRPVWPVAQLTALVPDGRLQIVPGAPHDLWYTHPRQLGAVLRDYLAELGSR; encoded by the coding sequence ATGGCTGAGGAGCGGCTGTTGCGGGTCAACGGCGTCGATCTTGGTGTGACTGAGACAGGTTCGGGACCTCCGTTGCTCCTCATACCCGGAGGCGGCGGCTGCAGCGACTACATGGAGCCGGTCGCGCAGCAGATCGACGGGTTCGCCACCGCGTACCGAGTCGAGCCACGCGGCTGCGGACGGTCCACTCATGACGGCAACTACGATCTGGCGACCACGCTGGGCGACTTCGAGGGCCTGAGGCGGCTGCTCGGGATCGAACGCTGGATAATGGGCGGCCACTCCCATGGTGCCTTCCTCGCGCTCGCGTACGCGCTGCAGCATCCGGAGCGAGCTTCAGCCGTTCTCTACATCGCGGGGGCAGGACTGCAGAACGATCGGTCGTGGCATGCGGCGTACCACGCGGGTCGGGAAGCCGGTGCGGATCGGGAAGTCCCCGCAGGTACATACAGGTGGAACGCAGACTGTAACGAGGTCGCTAACGCCGACTACAAGCGGTATGTGCGCCGCCGAAACTTGTGGAGCGATGTCGCGAACCTCCAGGCGCCATTCCGTGCGGTGCATGGCGAACTGGATGTGCGACCGGTCTGGCCAGTGGCGCAGCTCACGGCACTGGTTCCAGATGGTCGGCTTCAGATCGTGCCTGGCGCCCCGCATGATCTGTGGTACACGCATCCAAGGCAGCTTGGTGCCGTCCTTCGCGACTACCTCGCTGAGCTCGGGTCGCGATGA
- a CDS encoding aminoglycoside phosphotransferase family protein, with product MSEIRKLHDDEVDIDEALVSRLLAEQFPQWAGLPVRFVAASGTDNVTFRAGDDLAVRLPRTPWAQGQVERDLTWLPRLAPHLPLAVPEPLAVGEPGADYPFTWGVYRWLGGEAFELDQLADPVDAAKELAEFVHCLQTVDTTGAPLPPDDDPFARGTPLAPRDQLFREALEELRDEFDTGLALAAWEASLEAAVWTGPPKWIHGDLMPGNALVADGRLTAVIDFASARAADPAGDLLAAWYMFDGDSRRAFRDALGVDQDTWARGRGWVLSLEMIAIPYYRTRNPAAVSDGNPLIHETLADFAAEN from the coding sequence ATGTCTGAGATCCGCAAGCTGCACGACGACGAGGTCGACATCGACGAGGCGCTGGTGTCGCGCCTGCTGGCTGAGCAGTTCCCGCAATGGGCCGGGCTACCGGTTCGCTTCGTCGCGGCGTCGGGTACGGACAACGTGACGTTCCGGGCCGGCGACGACCTGGCCGTCCGGCTGCCTCGCACTCCGTGGGCGCAGGGCCAAGTGGAGAGGGATCTGACCTGGCTGCCGCGGCTGGCACCGCACCTTCCGCTCGCCGTACCGGAGCCGCTGGCCGTCGGGGAGCCGGGCGCGGACTATCCGTTCACCTGGGGCGTGTACCGGTGGCTGGGTGGCGAGGCCTTTGAGCTGGACCAACTGGCCGACCCGGTGGACGCGGCGAAGGAGCTTGCGGAGTTCGTACACTGCCTGCAAACGGTCGACACGACGGGGGCTCCGCTCCCACCTGACGACGACCCGTTCGCCCGAGGGACGCCGCTGGCGCCGCGTGACCAGCTCTTCCGCGAGGCGCTGGAGGAGTTGCGGGACGAGTTCGACACCGGACTCGCCCTTGCCGCCTGGGAGGCGTCGCTGGAGGCGGCCGTCTGGACCGGTCCGCCCAAGTGGATCCACGGAGACCTGATGCCGGGCAACGCGCTGGTGGCCGATGGCCGGCTTACCGCGGTCATCGACTTCGCCAGCGCGCGGGCCGCCGACCCCGCGGGCGACCTACTGGCCGCCTGGTACATGTTCGACGGTGACTCGCGGCGGGCGTTCCGCGACGCGCTGGGCGTCGACCAGGACACCTGGGCACGCGGCCGCGGCTGGGTCCTCTCCCTCGAGATGATCGCGATCCCGTACTACCGAACCCGCAACCCCGCTGCGGTGTCCGACGGCAACCCGCTGATCCACGAGACCCTCGCCGACTTCGCCGCGGAGAACTAG
- a CDS encoding phosphotransferase family protein, which produces MRYQSIDRADDACQRALDAELVEHVCRRAVGADHQVEAITELPWGTYNNAYRVDLRAGPPMVLRIAPERARQYRVEAELMRNEYAVAPYLAGISELVPRIHFADFTHQMIDRDYLLQSFLPGVPAPEAMGQSARPRWASLFHQIGTITRSIHEVAGRAFGPVANARFTSWGAAVVAHFRSVAEDLQDTGHVRDLADEAERLSDVLDEITEPRLLHGDGWTVNFLVDPGSDELTVTGLCDWDRAEWGDPLADWAIQRALLRPGTEREAFWIGYGQPRTVASGIRQEIYRARHLLGLRLDLIRPGRSSGAPTDDEIATNDQEVGEILDRLRST; this is translated from the coding sequence GTGCGATACCAGAGCATCGACCGCGCGGACGATGCGTGCCAACGGGCCCTCGACGCCGAGTTGGTCGAGCACGTCTGTCGTCGAGCCGTTGGGGCCGACCACCAGGTTGAAGCCATAACCGAGCTGCCGTGGGGGACGTACAACAACGCCTATCGGGTCGACCTGCGAGCGGGGCCGCCGATGGTGCTGCGGATAGCTCCGGAGCGCGCCCGGCAGTACCGCGTCGAGGCTGAGCTCATGCGCAACGAGTACGCGGTCGCGCCCTACCTTGCGGGAATCAGCGAGTTGGTCCCACGCATCCACTTCGCCGACTTCACGCACCAGATGATCGATCGGGACTACCTGCTCCAGTCCTTCCTACCCGGCGTACCCGCGCCAGAGGCCATGGGTCAGTCCGCGCGGCCGCGGTGGGCGAGCCTGTTCCACCAGATCGGCACCATCACGCGCAGCATCCACGAAGTAGCGGGGCGAGCCTTCGGTCCAGTCGCCAACGCGCGGTTCACGTCGTGGGGCGCCGCGGTCGTCGCGCACTTCCGTTCGGTCGCCGAGGATCTCCAGGACACCGGCCACGTTCGCGACCTGGCTGATGAAGCGGAACGTCTCAGCGACGTGTTGGATGAGATCACTGAGCCCCGCTTGCTGCATGGCGATGGGTGGACGGTCAACTTCCTGGTCGATCCCGGGAGTGACGAGCTGACGGTGACCGGCTTGTGCGACTGGGACCGTGCCGAGTGGGGAGACCCCTTGGCGGACTGGGCGATCCAACGTGCGCTACTGCGTCCGGGGACCGAGCGGGAAGCGTTCTGGATCGGGTACGGCCAACCTCGAACTGTCGCGAGCGGCATCCGACAGGAGATCTACCGCGCGCGTCATCTCCTCGGGCTGCGACTGGACCTGATCCGGCCTGGACGGAGCTCTGGTGCACCCACTGATGACGAGATCGCGACCAACGACCAGGAGGTTGGCGAGATCCTGGACCGGCTTCGGAGCACCTGA
- a CDS encoding GGDEF domain-containing protein: MSTTALLSHDEFQATVNKVDPGALLSLALIDVDNLARVNDEHGHAAGDAVLRDLEEVLAGSLPADAILGRVGGDEYAVALPGMAAESALIVLEEIRQHVADREPVSEMAHKTHLSIGIAGRPTHAGSVPDLFRAAEESVYRAKSEGRNRTALYVESKMVLKSNYYSRASLDRLAKLSSARNRTEASLLREGLDDLLTKHRDAI; this comes from the coding sequence GTGTCCACCACTGCACTGTTGAGCCACGATGAGTTCCAGGCCACCGTGAACAAGGTCGACCCCGGCGCGCTGCTGAGCCTTGCGCTGATCGACGTCGACAACTTGGCCCGAGTCAACGACGAGCACGGCCACGCCGCCGGCGATGCCGTGCTGCGTGATCTGGAGGAGGTACTGGCCGGGAGCCTGCCGGCCGACGCGATCCTCGGGCGGGTCGGCGGAGATGAGTACGCCGTGGCGCTTCCCGGAATGGCTGCCGAGAGCGCGCTGATCGTACTCGAGGAGATCCGCCAGCACGTTGCCGATCGCGAGCCCGTTTCCGAGATGGCGCACAAGACCCACCTGTCCATCGGCATCGCCGGTCGTCCCACCCACGCCGGCTCGGTACCAGACCTGTTCAGGGCGGCCGAGGAGAGCGTCTATCGGGCGAAGTCGGAGGGGCGGAACCGTACCGCGCTCTATGTCGAGTCGAAGATGGTCCTCAAGAGCAACTACTACTCGCGCGCGAGCCTCGACCGGCTCGCCAAGTTGTCCTCGGCCCGGAACCGTACGGAAGCCAGCCTGCTCCGCGAGGGACTCGACGACCTGCTCACCAAGCACCGAGACGCTATCTAG
- a CDS encoding AAA family ATPase, with product MTLVYVTGTSGAGKTTVRAELRRRGFAALDTDEDRLSRWFSNGSGAKVELPADPSDRDDGWYANHTQRIPPRVLRQIDADAGGGLVFICGTAGNEVEIWNLFALVVNLSVDAETIRHRLATRGGNAFGSTDAEAQRILAWNENRDENYDRFGAVRIDATQPVATVVDQLLHVSIETY from the coding sequence GTGACCTTGGTGTATGTGACCGGTACGTCCGGCGCTGGCAAGACGACGGTTCGAGCCGAGCTCCGCCGCCGGGGCTTCGCGGCGTTGGATACCGATGAGGACAGGTTGTCCCGTTGGTTCTCGAATGGCTCGGGTGCCAAGGTCGAGCTTCCTGCCGACCCGTCGGATCGCGACGATGGCTGGTACGCCAACCATACGCAGCGGATTCCGCCTCGGGTGCTGCGGCAGATCGACGCTGATGCGGGCGGTGGGCTCGTCTTTATCTGCGGGACGGCGGGGAACGAGGTCGAGATCTGGAACCTGTTCGCCCTGGTGGTCAACCTGAGCGTCGACGCCGAGACGATCCGGCACCGGCTGGCGACGCGTGGCGGCAACGCGTTCGGCAGCACGGACGCGGAAGCCCAACGGATCCTTGCCTGGAACGAGAACCGCGACGAGAACTACGACCGCTTCGGCGCCGTACGGATCGACGCAACACAGCCAGTGGCAACTGTCGTGGATCAGCTCCTGCACGTATCGATAGAGACGTACTGA
- a CDS encoding MerR family transcriptional regulator has protein sequence MTELVPIGRFAQLTELTVRALRFYDELGLLRPEHVDDRSGYRYYATAQLEQAELIARLRRTAMSLDEIRTFLECPEAHRKQLLDDHRVRLRERAAANTEAMRVLKGLAGEVGEPSVHATPIVGRTLWDQPVLCIRAEWTEADVRDYSFVHDTADGVGVVLPTCDLVADKGHIEEVLAAVERQGLVAVGPPYFTCSEQDAEGIWRSEVGWPIERPGQPDGRVEPVTLPGGDVVSTLYTGRFEDIAFAYRHLWTQIAAAGFTPMGNPREIYVTPLDGRAPQDYCTEVLWPVSREASAATEPRRPAPDQ, from the coding sequence ATGACAGAGCTCGTACCCATCGGACGCTTCGCGCAACTGACAGAGCTGACGGTCCGCGCGCTCCGGTTCTACGACGAGCTGGGGTTGCTCCGCCCCGAGCATGTCGACGACCGCTCCGGCTACCGGTACTACGCGACCGCCCAACTCGAGCAGGCCGAGTTGATCGCCAGGTTGCGGCGTACGGCGATGTCCCTGGACGAGATCCGAACGTTCTTGGAATGCCCCGAGGCTCACCGCAAGCAGCTCCTCGACGACCACCGCGTCCGGCTGCGGGAACGGGCCGCGGCGAACACGGAGGCGATGCGAGTACTGAAGGGGCTGGCCGGAGAGGTCGGCGAGCCGTCAGTGCACGCGACGCCGATAGTCGGGAGAACGTTGTGGGATCAACCAGTCCTGTGCATCCGAGCCGAGTGGACTGAAGCGGACGTCCGGGACTACTCGTTCGTCCACGACACCGCGGACGGCGTCGGCGTGGTCCTGCCCACCTGTGACCTGGTCGCCGACAAGGGCCATATCGAAGAGGTGCTCGCGGCGGTCGAACGTCAGGGACTTGTCGCCGTTGGACCGCCGTACTTCACCTGCAGTGAGCAGGACGCGGAAGGAATCTGGCGCAGTGAGGTGGGCTGGCCGATCGAACGGCCGGGCCAGCCCGACGGACGCGTCGAACCCGTCACGCTGCCCGGCGGAGACGTGGTGAGCACGCTCTACACGGGCCGGTTCGAGGACATCGCCTTCGCGTACCGCCACCTGTGGACGCAGATCGCCGCAGCCGGGTTCACGCCTATGGGCAACCCGCGCGAGATCTACGTGACGCCGCTCGACGGCCGCGCGCCGCAGGACTACTGCACCGAGGTTCTCTGGCCGGTCAGTCGCGAAGCGTCCGCTGCCACCGAACCTCGCCGTCCTGCACCTGATCAGTAG
- a CDS encoding GNAT family N-acetyltransferase has product MSGAVVAETIGTERLELVPLVVEYAEEMAVVLSDPALHAFIGGSPDTVENLRARYRRMIEGSPEAEVSWLNWVIRLRDEDCLTGTVQATVTGSEAEIAWVVGTPWQGRGIAREAARGLVEWLERQPVQTVVAHVHPDHHASAAVAAAAGLSATDQVQDGEVRWQRTLRD; this is encoded by the coding sequence ATGAGTGGCGCTGTCGTAGCCGAGACCATCGGCACTGAACGGCTCGAGTTGGTCCCGCTCGTTGTCGAGTACGCCGAGGAGATGGCAGTGGTGCTGTCCGATCCGGCGTTGCATGCGTTCATCGGCGGTTCGCCGGACACGGTGGAGAACCTGCGGGCTCGTTATCGGCGGATGATCGAGGGGTCGCCGGAGGCGGAGGTCTCGTGGCTGAACTGGGTGATCCGACTTCGCGACGAGGACTGCTTGACCGGCACCGTGCAGGCGACGGTCACTGGGTCGGAGGCTGAGATCGCTTGGGTGGTGGGGACTCCCTGGCAGGGGCGCGGGATCGCGAGAGAGGCGGCGCGAGGACTGGTCGAGTGGTTGGAGCGGCAGCCGGTGCAGACCGTCGTCGCTCACGTTCACCCCGACCACCACGCCTCCGCCGCCGTTGCCGCCGCCGCGGGTCTGAGCGCTACTGATCAGGTGCAGGACGGCGAGGTTCGGTGGCAGCGGACGCTTCGCGACTGA
- a CDS encoding phosphatase: MRVAALPPAPTRAELREQLVASAIAGEVVTSREVNLDAYRGLARRERGRTLGLTFSGTWNGSDVLALMAEKVGVSPDESYLAGVETIDPDRCLDAIEAMVERLRGAIERGESVLLATSHVAALLPFYLELARTLELRGCRILTPAPSSPVVFDEPEPHIGTGPHYVRYMNGVAVLTTAESGLLDTHSPQPMEAVLNTLDESGEGQPDLVIGDHGWAGAAGEAGLDTVGFADCNDPALFVGEAEGKLRLVVPLDDDVDSVHYGPLVAYLLQPLG, encoded by the coding sequence GTGAGAGTCGCCGCCTTGCCTCCGGCGCCGACCCGGGCGGAACTACGCGAGCAGTTGGTGGCAAGTGCGATCGCGGGCGAGGTCGTGACGTCGCGGGAGGTGAACCTCGATGCGTACCGCGGCCTGGCGCGGCGAGAGCGTGGGCGCACACTCGGTCTGACGTTCTCCGGAACGTGGAACGGGTCGGACGTGCTCGCCCTGATGGCCGAGAAGGTTGGCGTGAGTCCCGACGAGAGCTACCTGGCGGGTGTCGAAACGATCGACCCTGACAGATGCCTCGACGCGATCGAAGCAATGGTTGAGCGGCTTCGCGGCGCGATCGAGCGTGGGGAGTCGGTGCTGTTGGCGACCAGTCACGTCGCTGCATTGCTTCCGTTCTACCTGGAGCTGGCCCGTACGTTGGAGCTTCGCGGCTGCCGCATCCTGACTCCGGCGCCCAGCAGCCCGGTGGTATTCGACGAGCCGGAGCCGCACATCGGGACTGGCCCGCACTACGTCCGGTACATGAACGGTGTCGCCGTACTGACAACCGCGGAGAGCGGGCTCCTCGACACGCATTCGCCACAACCGATGGAGGCTGTGCTCAACACCCTCGACGAGAGTGGCGAAGGACAGCCAGACCTCGTGATCGGCGACCACGGCTGGGCTGGCGCGGCGGGCGAGGCGGGCTTGGACACGGTGGGGTTCGCCGACTGCAACGACCCCGCGCTGTTCGTGGGTGAGGCGGAGGGAAAGCTTCGCCTGGTGGTGCCGCTGGACGACGATGTGGATTCCGTTCACTACGGCCCGCTGGTCGCGTACCTGCTCCAGCCCCTCGGGTAG
- a CDS encoding phosphotransferase family protein: MPRKPDVDLPALEALLRRVFGRGFTYQRTESGSSTQVYRVVVEGETFYARMAEEVDASFAPEAELHRVLVAAGARVPDVVHYEPFDEALERSVMITTEIAGLPLGAATTEREAASIGEAAGRDLARIHAVPVQGFGWVQREHERAGWPIRGEHPTYAAYVDPPSVAAPLVATGFTVDQANTVVRLLEEAIELGPPDGVCSVAHGDFDASHIYEDGGTYSGLIDFGEIRGTDYTFDFATLWMNAEEAPPLTEHIERGYAELRPLPDNHRRRIHLACALSASHRLAIWHRRDGAQAADSWFFRFVRDRLAELLKDQPT; the protein is encoded by the coding sequence GTGCCGCGGAAACCGGATGTCGATCTGCCCGCGCTCGAGGCTCTGCTCCGTCGAGTCTTCGGGCGCGGATTCACCTATCAGCGAACGGAATCCGGGTCGTCGACGCAGGTCTACCGCGTGGTCGTCGAGGGCGAGACGTTCTACGCCCGGATGGCCGAGGAGGTGGACGCGAGCTTCGCGCCGGAGGCCGAGCTGCATCGCGTCCTGGTCGCGGCGGGTGCGCGGGTGCCGGACGTGGTGCACTACGAGCCGTTCGACGAGGCGCTGGAACGTTCCGTCATGATCACGACGGAGATCGCCGGCCTCCCCTTGGGCGCTGCCACGACGGAGCGGGAGGCCGCCTCGATCGGGGAAGCGGCCGGGCGAGACCTGGCGCGGATCCATGCGGTGCCGGTGCAGGGCTTCGGCTGGGTCCAGCGGGAGCACGAGCGGGCGGGCTGGCCGATCCGAGGCGAGCACCCGACGTACGCCGCCTACGTCGACCCACCCTCCGTCGCCGCACCGCTGGTGGCGACCGGCTTCACCGTGGACCAGGCGAACACGGTCGTCCGGCTGTTGGAAGAGGCCATCGAGCTGGGACCGCCGGACGGCGTGTGCTCGGTCGCGCACGGCGACTTCGACGCGAGCCACATCTACGAGGACGGCGGAACGTACAGCGGACTGATCGACTTCGGCGAGATCCGCGGGACGGACTACACGTTCGACTTCGCCACCCTGTGGATGAACGCCGAAGAAGCCCCGCCGCTGACCGAGCACATCGAACGCGGATACGCCGAGCTCCGCCCCCTCCCAGACAACCATCGCCGCCGCATCCACCTCGCCTGCGCGCTCAGCGCCAGCCACCGCCTAGCCATCTGGCACCGCCGCGACGGCGCCCAAGCCGCCGACAGCTGGTTCTTCCGCTTCGTGCGCGATCGCCTCGCCGAGCTGTTGAAGGATCAGCCGACGTGA
- a CDS encoding GNAT family N-acetyltransferase: MLIRPVRYEDAASLQRHCFGAMTIEQVAAMIESLVDVTDTVSLVADDGSEAVASCTVTRLTHRLCRHRADIGGFVIAPSAQGTGLARRIVNEASRYAREWDCTILEISCRGGTHAEEAYVGLGFTEWARLPGGYREEAGTFDEVRLWKRLDG, from the coding sequence ATGCTGATCCGGCCGGTGCGGTACGAGGACGCGGCGAGCTTGCAGCGGCACTGCTTCGGCGCCATGACGATCGAGCAGGTCGCCGCGATGATCGAGTCCCTCGTTGACGTGACCGACACGGTCTCGCTGGTCGCGGACGACGGCAGCGAGGCCGTCGCGTCCTGCACCGTCACCCGGCTCACCCACCGCCTCTGCCGGCACCGCGCCGACATCGGCGGGTTCGTCATCGCGCCTTCCGCCCAAGGAACGGGCCTGGCCCGGCGAATCGTCAACGAGGCAAGCCGATACGCCCGCGAGTGGGACTGCACGATCCTCGAGATCAGCTGCCGCGGCGGCACCCACGCCGAGGAGGCGTACGTCGGTCTCGGCTTCACCGAATGGGCTCGGCTCCCCGGCGGCTACCGGGAGGAGGCGGGCACGTTCGACGAGGTCCGGCTGTGGAAGCGTCTCGACGGATGA
- a CDS encoding phosphoglycerate mutase family protein: MTTLEIRRHSLRKNTAGSQLSQQGVDLARSLGETMGPFDVVATSVSPRARETAVAMGFAVDQEVVTLGTDPGLTDESETSQWWTAPEPFAALAEVVALGGAYHLYAHSLAGLWRDLMTPLSNDQSVLVVGHSGELEAALVACLPDGDFASWGGPFGCCEGARLTYTARFTEVEFLRLPAE; the protein is encoded by the coding sequence GTGACCACACTGGAGATCCGGCGTCACTCGTTGCGGAAGAACACCGCGGGCTCGCAGCTCTCGCAGCAGGGAGTCGACCTGGCCCGCTCGCTCGGCGAGACGATGGGACCGTTCGACGTGGTCGCCACCTCGGTGTCGCCCCGCGCCCGCGAGACGGCGGTCGCCATGGGCTTCGCGGTCGATCAGGAGGTCGTGACGCTCGGCACCGACCCCGGCTTGACTGACGAGTCGGAGACGTCGCAGTGGTGGACCGCGCCGGAGCCGTTCGCCGCGTTGGCGGAGGTGGTCGCCCTCGGCGGCGCGTACCACCTGTACGCGCATTCGCTGGCCGGACTCTGGCGCGACCTGATGACGCCGTTGTCGAACGACCAATCCGTGCTCGTCGTCGGGCACTCGGGCGAGCTCGAGGCGGCGCTGGTCGCGTGCTTGCCCGACGGTGATTTCGCCAGCTGGGGTGGGCCGTTCGGCTGCTGCGAGGGTGCGCGGTTGACGTACACGGCCCGCTTCACCGAGGTCGAGTTCCTTCGCCTGCCGGCGGAGTGA
- a CDS encoding PrsW family glutamic-type intramembrane protease produces MTATPPPGVAPGPAPWTYHQPWAAQQRKRVLLPILGLVVMAILILVIIGLAVIGTGPVPVLLATFFAMLPVLPVVGAFLWLDRWEPEPGRMLLTAFLWGAGVATVSSLIVSLVASVAWSAVVGPEASEVFGTVVTAPVVEEFFKGLLLVLLLFVKRREFDGVVDGIVYAGLIGIGFAFTENILYLGNAFAAGGLEGGLQLFILRCVVSPFAHPLFTSLTGLAVGVASRSSSTAAKILLPILGYLGAVLLHGLWNGSATFAGGPGFIAVYVAIMVPIFVIMIIVVGLQRRRERMTVGRHLPEFVNAGWVAPDEVPLLSTLAGRRGWRAAVKRQSGPVAAQALKAYQRAVTELAFLRDRMARGAVGADAGPWHDEVVSSLLAARQQVLQYPKAFVAAWNQPPPAGWQQPPAVLPPGAPGAQAMPQPPGQPGYYQPTQQSGPGYYQSPPAR; encoded by the coding sequence ATGACAGCGACCCCACCGCCGGGTGTGGCACCCGGGCCGGCACCGTGGACCTACCACCAGCCGTGGGCAGCGCAGCAACGCAAGCGCGTGCTTCTCCCGATCCTCGGCCTTGTCGTGATGGCCATCTTGATCTTGGTGATCATCGGTCTGGCCGTGATCGGAACCGGGCCGGTCCCCGTCCTCCTCGCGACGTTCTTCGCGATGCTGCCGGTGCTGCCGGTCGTGGGCGCGTTCCTCTGGCTGGACCGCTGGGAGCCCGAGCCGGGGCGCATGTTGCTAACCGCGTTCCTGTGGGGTGCGGGCGTCGCGACCGTGTCGTCGCTGATCGTCAGCCTGGTCGCGAGCGTCGCTTGGTCCGCCGTCGTCGGCCCGGAGGCGAGCGAGGTCTTCGGCACGGTGGTCACCGCGCCCGTGGTCGAGGAGTTCTTCAAGGGGCTGCTGCTCGTCCTCCTTCTGTTCGTCAAGCGCCGCGAGTTCGACGGGGTCGTCGATGGCATCGTGTACGCGGGTCTGATCGGCATCGGCTTCGCGTTCACCGAGAACATCCTTTATCTCGGCAACGCGTTCGCTGCGGGTGGCCTCGAGGGCGGCCTGCAGCTGTTCATCCTGCGCTGCGTGGTCTCGCCGTTCGCGCACCCGCTGTTCACCAGCCTCACCGGCCTCGCGGTCGGCGTGGCGTCGCGCAGCTCGAGCACGGCCGCGAAGATCCTGCTGCCGATCCTCGGCTACCTCGGCGCGGTCCTGCTGCACGGCCTGTGGAACGGGTCCGCGACGTTCGCCGGTGGTCCTGGCTTCATCGCCGTGTACGTCGCGATCATGGTCCCGATCTTCGTCATCATGATCATCGTCGTCGGACTCCAACGCAGGCGCGAACGCATGACCGTCGGCCGGCATCTGCCGGAGTTCGTGAACGCCGGCTGGGTCGCGCCGGACGAAGTACCTCTCCTTTCTACGTTGGCCGGCCGCCGTGGTTGGCGAGCGGCGGTGAAGCGCCAGTCGGGTCCGGTCGCCGCGCAGGCACTGAAGGCGTACCAGCGAGCGGTGACCGAGCTCGCGTTCCTCCGCGACCGGATGGCGCGCGGCGCCGTCGGTGCGGATGCCGGCCCGTGGCACGACGAGGTCGTCTCGTCGCTCCTCGCGGCGCGCCAGCAGGTGTTGCAGTACCCGAAGGCGTTCGTCGCCGCGTGGAACCAGCCGCCGCCTGCCGGATGGCAGCAGCCGCCGGCCGTCTTGCCGCCGGGCGCGCCTGGAGCTCAGGCGATGCCGCAGCCGCCGGGACAGCCTGGCTACTACCAGCCCACGCAGCAGTCGGGTCCTGGCTACTACCAGTCGCCGCCCGCGCGCTAA